From Synoicihabitans lomoniglobus, the proteins below share one genomic window:
- the urtB gene encoding urea ABC transporter permease subunit UrtB: MKFIHIIPRLLIYAGAVLAFQPLSAQSAKETVIEAMLAANDREKREIIGELAGDGDPVIAELFDAWKADELFIYTTSEGDRVPVRVPGGRDAFETAEPYSLLTDAPLVDAAGAAVMPTRDNLDRVRHNNRLRRAMKEVLDLIDLGSPDPAKRLQAVQTIGFSRDLEKLPILQKRLTVEKDSNVHQATRQSIALLQLSQDDLAVKIAAVKEMEAIHSLSGYDALLAVQSEAQQAKQPELVAAATKALAAIDRHRSVVDFVGTIFRGLSLGSILLVVALGLAITFGLMGVINMAHGEMIAVGAYTTYLVQNVFGAGVVIPAFGLSVSIPGMNLEGWAYSLYFIAAIPLSFIMAALVGIALERGIIQFLYRRPLESLLATWGVSLVLQQVFRLMFGANNVQVSSPAYLSGNWTVADIVFGWNRVFVIGFAVLIVFGVWLALNKTSLGLLIRAVMQNRGMASHMGVRTTRVNMLTFGLGSGLAGLAGAFLSQIGNVGPSLGQSYIVDSFMVVVVGGVGNILGTVISAFGIGGIDQVLQQYLPAWAPGLGWVPLFGSFLQNLAQDSSVFGKILVLAFIILFLQWRPAGIFATRGRQLED, translated from the coding sequence ATGAAATTCATTCACATCATACCCCGATTGTTGATTTACGCCGGCGCGGTGCTCGCATTTCAGCCGCTCAGTGCCCAATCCGCCAAGGAGACGGTGATCGAGGCGATGTTGGCGGCCAATGATCGCGAGAAACGTGAGATCATCGGCGAACTGGCGGGCGACGGAGACCCCGTTATCGCCGAGCTTTTTGACGCTTGGAAAGCCGATGAGCTGTTCATCTACACGACCAGCGAGGGCGACCGCGTTCCCGTGCGGGTCCCGGGCGGTCGCGATGCGTTTGAGACGGCGGAGCCGTATTCACTTTTAACCGACGCGCCGCTGGTGGATGCCGCCGGTGCGGCCGTGATGCCCACCCGCGACAATCTCGATCGTGTGCGCCACAACAACCGGCTGCGTCGCGCCATGAAAGAGGTGCTCGATTTGATCGACCTCGGCTCGCCCGATCCGGCGAAGCGGCTGCAGGCCGTGCAGACGATCGGTTTCTCCCGCGACTTGGAGAAACTCCCCATTTTGCAGAAGCGGCTGACGGTGGAAAAGGACTCCAACGTCCACCAAGCCACCCGCCAGTCCATTGCCTTGCTCCAGCTCAGTCAGGACGATCTCGCGGTTAAAATCGCGGCGGTGAAGGAGATGGAGGCCATTCACAGTCTGTCCGGCTACGACGCGCTCCTGGCGGTGCAGTCCGAAGCCCAGCAAGCAAAACAACCGGAACTGGTCGCCGCCGCCACCAAGGCACTCGCGGCCATCGACCGTCACCGTTCGGTGGTGGATTTTGTGGGCACGATTTTTCGCGGACTCAGTCTCGGTAGCATCCTTCTGGTCGTCGCGCTCGGGCTCGCCATCACGTTTGGGTTGATGGGGGTGATCAATATGGCGCACGGCGAAATGATCGCCGTCGGTGCTTACACGACTTATCTCGTGCAAAACGTGTTTGGCGCGGGCGTGGTGATTCCCGCTTTCGGGCTGAGTGTGTCCATCCCGGGCATGAATCTGGAGGGCTGGGCCTATTCGCTCTACTTCATCGCCGCCATTCCGCTGAGCTTTATCATGGCGGCGTTGGTGGGCATCGCGCTCGAGCGCGGCATCATTCAATTCCTTTACCGACGGCCGCTCGAGAGTTTACTCGCGACGTGGGGTGTATCGCTCGTTTTGCAGCAGGTGTTCCGGCTCATGTTTGGAGCCAACAACGTGCAGGTCTCCAGTCCGGCCTACTTGAGTGGGAACTGGACGGTGGCCGACATCGTGTTCGGTTGGAACCGCGTCTTCGTGATCGGCTTTGCCGTGCTGATCGTCTTCGGCGTATGGCTGGCACTCAATAAGACGTCGTTGGGTTTGCTCATCCGCGCCGTGATGCAGAACCGGGGCATGGCGTCGCACATGGGCGTGCGCACCACGCGGGTCAACATGCTCACGTTTGGTCTGGGCAGCGGACTCGCCGGACTCGCCGGAGCGTTTCTCAGCCAAATCGGCAACGTCGGTCCGTCGCTCGGTCAATCCTACATCGTCGATTCGTTCATGGTCGTGGTGGTGGGCGGGGTGGGGAACATCCTCGGCACGGTCATCAGCGCGTTTGGCATCGGCGGCATTGACCAAGTGCTGCAGCAATACCTGCCGGCGTGGGCACCGGGACTGGGATGGGTGCCGCTCTTCGGCAGTTTCCTCCAAAACCTCGCGCAGGATTCGTCGGTCTTTGGCAAGATCCTCGTGCTGGCCTTCATCATTCTATTCCTGCAATGGCGCCCGGCCGGGATCTTCGCCACGCGTGGCCGCCAACTTGAGGATTAA
- a CDS encoding outer membrane beta-barrel protein, which produces MTTPSMKKLGAMAIGASLALTSSADIEINDNLSLYGYVTATASNFSEDYTGGGDSDTGLLEVDSMKIQLTGTYDKTVGVVSLHAFSDYEPVFLDMYATYSIDEASSLTFGKFLSYHGYEAFDWPNMLQISYSNDLAGFIPAYHSGIRYDYSADGFSAGVAVLDSVYGPTYYEGDHDLGDVGFEAFIKYSTDTSNFYLGIANDGDSDTTMFDFWADTTIGGTLVAAEFMTADANGADAYFWSLLAMPDFGAFTTTFRLSGGEDDTAGPGAEFMKYTISPGMAITDNLFFLAEYSYTEFDNTGVDSASYLAAQIVFTF; this is translated from the coding sequence ATGACTACTCCTTCGATGAAGAAGCTTGGTGCCATGGCTATTGGTGCCTCTCTCGCCCTCACGTCCTCCGCGGACATTGAGATCAACGACAACCTCAGCCTTTATGGTTATGTTACCGCGACCGCGAGTAACTTCTCCGAGGACTACACCGGTGGTGGCGACAGCGACACCGGTTTGCTCGAGGTTGACTCCATGAAGATCCAGTTGACCGGCACCTACGACAAGACGGTTGGCGTGGTCAGTCTCCACGCCTTCTCCGACTACGAGCCGGTATTCCTCGACATGTATGCCACCTACTCGATCGACGAGGCTTCGAGTCTCACGTTCGGTAAATTCCTCAGCTATCATGGTTATGAGGCCTTCGATTGGCCCAACATGCTCCAGATCTCCTACTCAAACGATCTGGCCGGCTTCATTCCCGCCTACCACTCCGGCATCCGTTATGACTATTCCGCCGATGGTTTCTCGGCCGGTGTGGCGGTGCTCGATTCGGTGTATGGTCCCACCTACTATGAGGGTGACCACGATCTGGGTGACGTCGGCTTTGAGGCGTTCATCAAATACTCGACCGACACCAGCAACTTCTACCTCGGCATTGCCAATGATGGCGACAGCGACACCACGATGTTTGACTTCTGGGCGGATACCACGATCGGGGGCACGCTGGTTGCCGCAGAGTTCATGACGGCTGATGCCAATGGTGCCGACGCCTACTTCTGGTCCCTCCTCGCGATGCCTGATTTCGGTGCCTTCACCACGACCTTCCGCCTCAGTGGTGGTGAGGACGACACCGCCGGCCCCGGCGCTGAGTTCATGAAGTATACGATTTCCCCCGGTATGGCGATCACGGACAACCTGTTCTTCCTCGCGGAATACAGCTACACCGAGTTCGACAACACTGGCGTCGACAGCGCGAGCTACCTCGCGGCGCAGATCGTCTTCACGTTCTAA
- the urtA gene encoding urea ABC transporter substrate-binding protein: MKLSKFLATGALAVSTLFTSAQAADTVKVGVLHSLSGTMAISETSLRDILLFTFDEINAAGGVMGKMIEPVVVDGASDWPLFAEKAKQLLEQDKVAVTFGCWTSVSRKSVLPVYEKNNGLLFYPVQYEGEEESQNVFYTAEAVNQQATPAVDYLLEQGYTKFYLLGTDYVYPQTTNLVLLEYLLSKGVPIENIGGGFRKDESGKIISAGKYTGFGHTDYQQIISEIKQFAAGGGAAVVSTLNGDTNVPFFKEYAAAGLSAETCPVVSFSISEDEFRGLPADQLVGQLGCWTYFQSIESEANEKFVADFKAWLAKSNLTGLVKEGRVTCSPMVLSYNGVYLWKAAVEKAGSFDVDKVRAALKSGLSFDGPGGTVTTQPNMHLTKNVFIGETKSNGQFEILEEFDDVYGEPWLKGKFK; this comes from the coding sequence ATGAAGTTGTCCAAATTCCTGGCGACCGGCGCTCTTGCCGTCTCCACTCTCTTCACGTCGGCCCAAGCGGCTGACACCGTCAAAGTCGGCGTGCTCCATTCCCTCTCCGGCACGATGGCCATCAGCGAAACTTCGCTGCGCGACATCCTCCTTTTCACCTTCGACGAAATCAACGCCGCCGGTGGTGTGATGGGCAAAATGATCGAACCCGTCGTCGTCGATGGCGCTTCCGATTGGCCTCTCTTCGCGGAAAAAGCCAAGCAATTGCTGGAACAGGACAAGGTCGCCGTGACCTTCGGCTGCTGGACCTCCGTTTCCCGCAAATCCGTGCTTCCGGTCTATGAGAAGAACAACGGTCTCTTGTTCTACCCCGTGCAATACGAGGGTGAAGAAGAGAGCCAAAACGTATTCTACACTGCCGAGGCCGTTAACCAGCAGGCCACGCCCGCCGTCGATTACCTACTCGAACAAGGTTACACCAAGTTCTACCTGCTCGGCACCGATTATGTCTACCCGCAGACCACCAACCTCGTCCTCCTCGAGTATCTCCTGAGCAAGGGCGTGCCGATCGAGAACATCGGCGGTGGTTTCCGTAAGGACGAGTCCGGTAAGATCATCTCCGCCGGCAAATACACCGGCTTTGGTCACACCGACTACCAGCAGATCATTTCCGAGATCAAACAGTTCGCCGCCGGTGGTGGCGCCGCCGTCGTGAGCACGCTCAACGGCGACACCAACGTGCCGTTTTTCAAGGAATACGCCGCCGCCGGTCTTTCCGCCGAGACCTGCCCGGTCGTCTCCTTCTCCATCTCGGAGGATGAGTTCCGCGGTCTTCCGGCCGACCAACTCGTCGGTCAACTCGGTTGCTGGACCTACTTCCAGTCCATCGAGTCCGAGGCCAATGAAAAATTCGTGGCCGACTTCAAGGCCTGGTTGGCCAAGAGCAACCTCACCGGCCTCGTCAAGGAAGGTCGCGTGACCTGCTCGCCGATGGTGCTCAGCTACAACGGCGTTTACCTCTGGAAAGCCGCCGTCGAAAAGGCCGGTTCGTTCGATGTCGACAAGGTGCGCGCCGCGCTCAAGAGCGGCCTGTCCTTCGACGGCCCGGGCGGCACGGTGACGACGCAGCCCAACATGCATCTCACCAAAAACGTGTTTATCGGTGAGACCAAGTCCAACGGGCAGTTCGAGATCCTCGAGGAGTTCGACGACGTCTACGGCGAGCCTTGGCTCAAGGGTAAGTTCAAGTAA